In Mugil cephalus isolate CIBA_MC_2020 chromosome 20, CIBA_Mcephalus_1.1, whole genome shotgun sequence, the following are encoded in one genomic region:
- the slc25a39 gene encoding probable mitochondrial glutathione transporter SLC25A39 isoform X1, with the protein MGERTTRGPVATISPVQQMLASGTGALLTSLFVTPLDVVKIRLQAQQTPFHQALAREPAPWAGVARPSKWKCFLYCNGLMDHIYVCQNRTSCTSWYKTPTHFSGTLDAFVKITRHEGLRSLWSGLPPTLVMAVPATVIYFTCYDQLLDFLRFGVGLQGSHLPLVAGGLARLGAVTVISPLELVRTKMQSRRLSYRELRVCIRSAVAQGGLLSLWRGWGPTVLRDVPFSALYWFNYELVKAHLCEQSGMPQANFSISFTAGAVSGAIAAILTLPFDVVKTRRQIQLGEMDTLGVSIKKTTSTWHIMKEIWAEMGYRGLFAGFMPRVIKVAPACAVMISSYEFGKAFFHKLNLDRGTLAS; encoded by the exons ATGGGGGAGCGGACCACCCGTGGCCCTGTGGCTACGATCTCTCCAGTTCAGCAGATGCTGGCTTCTGGCACTGGAGCCCTCCTCACATCTTTATTTG TCACACCGCTGGACGTTGTGAAGATCAGGCTGCAGGCTCAGCAGACACCATTCCACCAAG CTTTAGCCAGGGAACCTGCTCCGTGGGCTGGTGTAGCTCGCCCCTCAAAGT ggaAGTGCTTCTTGTATTGCAACGGACTGATGGATCACATATATGTTTGTCAGAATAGAACCAGTTGCACCAGCTGGTacaaaacaccaacacattttagCGGGACTCTT GATGCTTTTGTGAAAATCACTCGTCATGAAGGACTTCGGTCTTTGTGGAGTGGGCTTCCACCAACACT ggtTATGGCTGTGCCCGCCACTGTCATCTACTTCACATGCTACGACCAGCTGCTGGATTTCCTGAGATTCGGTGTGGGTCTTCAGGGTAGCCACCTCCCTCTTGTTGCTGGTGGCCTTGCCAGAT TGGGGGCAGTGACAGTGATCAGCCCCCTGGAGCTCGTCAGGACCAAGATGCAGTCCCGTCGGCTGTCTTACAGAGAGCTACGGGTGTGTATCCGCTCTGCTGTGGCTCAAGGCGGCTTGCTGTCGCTGTGGAGGGGCTGGGGACCCACCGTCCTAAGAGATGTACCCTTTTCTG CTTTATACTGGTTTAACTATGAGCTGGTGAAGGCCCATCTCTGTGAACAGTCTGGAATGCCTCAGGCCAACTTCTCCATCAGCTTCACTGCAGGAGCCGTCTCTGGAGCT ATTGCGGCCATCCTCACGCTGCCGTTTGATGTGGTGAAGACTCGGAGACAGATTCAACTGGGAGAGATGGATACATTGGGAG TTTCCATCAAGAAAACCACATCCACGTGGCACATAATGAAGGAAATCTGGGCTGAGATGGGCTACCGGGGCCTTTTTGCTG gttttatgcCGAGGGTGATCAAAGTGGCTCCAGCCTGTGCTGTCATGATAAGTAGCTACGAGTTTGGAAAGGCATTCTTCCATAAGCTGAACCTTGATCGAGGGACGCTGGCATCCTGA
- the slc25a39 gene encoding probable mitochondrial glutathione transporter SLC25A39 isoform X2 — protein MGERTTRGPVATISPVQQMLASGTGALLTSLFVTPLDVVKIRLQAQQTPFHQGKCFLYCNGLMDHIYVCQNRTSCTSWYKTPTHFSGTLDAFVKITRHEGLRSLWSGLPPTLVMAVPATVIYFTCYDQLLDFLRFGVGLQGSHLPLVAGGLARLGAVTVISPLELVRTKMQSRRLSYRELRVCIRSAVAQGGLLSLWRGWGPTVLRDVPFSALYWFNYELVKAHLCEQSGMPQANFSISFTAGAVSGAIAAILTLPFDVVKTRRQIQLGEMDTLGVSIKKTTSTWHIMKEIWAEMGYRGLFAGFMPRVIKVAPACAVMISSYEFGKAFFHKLNLDRGTLAS, from the exons ATGGGGGAGCGGACCACCCGTGGCCCTGTGGCTACGATCTCTCCAGTTCAGCAGATGCTGGCTTCTGGCACTGGAGCCCTCCTCACATCTTTATTTG TCACACCGCTGGACGTTGTGAAGATCAGGCTGCAGGCTCAGCAGACACCATTCCACCAAG ggaAGTGCTTCTTGTATTGCAACGGACTGATGGATCACATATATGTTTGTCAGAATAGAACCAGTTGCACCAGCTGGTacaaaacaccaacacattttagCGGGACTCTT GATGCTTTTGTGAAAATCACTCGTCATGAAGGACTTCGGTCTTTGTGGAGTGGGCTTCCACCAACACT ggtTATGGCTGTGCCCGCCACTGTCATCTACTTCACATGCTACGACCAGCTGCTGGATTTCCTGAGATTCGGTGTGGGTCTTCAGGGTAGCCACCTCCCTCTTGTTGCTGGTGGCCTTGCCAGAT TGGGGGCAGTGACAGTGATCAGCCCCCTGGAGCTCGTCAGGACCAAGATGCAGTCCCGTCGGCTGTCTTACAGAGAGCTACGGGTGTGTATCCGCTCTGCTGTGGCTCAAGGCGGCTTGCTGTCGCTGTGGAGGGGCTGGGGACCCACCGTCCTAAGAGATGTACCCTTTTCTG CTTTATACTGGTTTAACTATGAGCTGGTGAAGGCCCATCTCTGTGAACAGTCTGGAATGCCTCAGGCCAACTTCTCCATCAGCTTCACTGCAGGAGCCGTCTCTGGAGCT ATTGCGGCCATCCTCACGCTGCCGTTTGATGTGGTGAAGACTCGGAGACAGATTCAACTGGGAGAGATGGATACATTGGGAG TTTCCATCAAGAAAACCACATCCACGTGGCACATAATGAAGGAAATCTGGGCTGAGATGGGCTACCGGGGCCTTTTTGCTG gttttatgcCGAGGGTGATCAAAGTGGCTCCAGCCTGTGCTGTCATGATAAGTAGCTACGAGTTTGGAAAGGCATTCTTCCATAAGCTGAACCTTGATCGAGGGACGCTGGCATCCTGA
- the rpl3 gene encoding 60S ribosomal protein L3, producing the protein MSHRKFSAPRHGSLGFLPRKRSRRHRGKAKSFPKDDPSKPVHLTAFLGYKAGMTHIVREVDRPGSKVNKKEVVEAVTIVETPPMIVVGVVGYINTPRGLRSFKTIFAEHVSDECKRRFYKNWYKSKKKAFTKYCKKWQDDDGKKQLEKDFAAMKKYCQVIRIITHTQMRLLPVRQKKAHLMEVQLNGGTISDKVDWAREKLEQAVPVNTVFTQDEMIDVIGVTKGHGYKGVTSRWHTKKLPRKTHRGLRKVACIGAWHPARVAFSVARAGQKGYHHRTEINKKIYKIGQGFHTKDGKVVKNNASTEYDLSNKSINPLGGFVHYGEVTNDFVMVKGCVVGTKKRVLTLRKSLLVQTSRRALEKIDLKFIDTTSKFGHGRFQTVEEKKAFMGPLKKDRITKEETA; encoded by the exons ATG TCCCACCGTAAGTTTTCGGCGCCGCGGCACGGATCTCTGGGCTTCTTGCCCCGCAAGAGGAGCCGTCGTCACCGCGGTAAGGCCAAGAGCTTCCCCAAGGATGACCCCAGCAAGCCCGTTCACCTGACTGCCTTCCTGGGCTACAAGGCCGGCATGACACACATCGTTCGTGAGGTGGACAGACCAGGCTCAA AGGTGAACAAGAAGGAAGTTGTGGAGGCCGTGACCATTGTGGAGACCCCTCCCATGATTGTTGTCGGTGTTGTGGGTTACATCAACACCCCCCGTGGCCTGCGTTCCTTCAAGACCATCTTCGCCGAGCACGTCAGTGACGAGTGCAAACGCCGCTTCTACAAGAACTG GTACAAGTCCAAGAAGAAGGCTTTCACCAAGTACTGCAAGAAATGGCAGGATGATGATGGcaagaagcagctggaaaaagaCTTTGCTGCCATGAAGAAGTACTGCCAGGTCATCCGCATCATTACCCACACACAG ATGCGTCTGCTGCCCGTGAGGCAGAAGAAGGCTCACCTCATGGAGGTGCAGCTGAATGGAGGAACCATCTCTGACAAGGTGGACTGGGCCCgtgagaagctggagcaggCTGTGCCTGTTAACACAGTGTTCACTCAGGACGAGATGATCGATGTGATTGGTGTCACCAAGGGTCACGGATACAAGG GCGTCACCAGCCGTTGGCACACAAAGAAGCTTCCTCGCAAAACCCATCGTGGTCTGCGTAAGGTGGCCTGTATTGGTGCCTGGCATCCTGCCCGTGTGGCCTTCTCTGTGGCCCGTGCTGGTCAGAAGGGTTACCACCACCGCACAGAGATCAACAAGAAGATCTACAAGATTGGTCAGGGCTTCCACACCAAGGATGGCAAGGTGGTAAAGAACAACGCTTCAACCGAGTACGATCTGTCCAACAAGAGCATCAACCCCCTG GGTGGATTTGTGCACTACGGAGAGGTGACCAATGACTTTGTCATGGTGAAGGGCTGTGTTGTGGGGACCAAGAAGAGGGTGCTGACTCTGCGCAAG TCTCTGCTTGTGCAGACCAGCCGCCGTGCTCTGGAGAAGATCGACCTCAAGTTTATCGACACCACCTCCAAGTTCGGTCATGGCCGCTTCCAGACCGTGGAGGAAAAGAAGGCATTCATG GGACCACTCAAGAAGGACCGCATTACCAAGGAGGAGACTGCTTAA